Proteins encoded together in one Chitinophaga sp. LS1 window:
- a CDS encoding glycerol-3-phosphate dehydrogenase/oxidase, with amino-acid sequence MNRMQLISDLSSTKSWDVIVIGGGATGLGIAMDAATRGYKTLLVEQADYSKGTSSKATKLVHGGVRYMAQGDLGLVREACHERGLLLKNAPHLTKNETFVIPNYSWFNNIKYTLGLKFYDLLAGKLSLGASKYIGKKKTIEALPTIRQEGLKGGVVYHDGQFDDSRLALNIAQTAIENGATVLNYIKVTGLLKNNNKKVSGIIAKDIETGETYEATGKVVINATGVYVDNILHMDRPDAPHMVRPSQGVHITLDHSFLPGDNALMIPETDDGRVLFAVPWHGKLIVGTTDTLRDHPELEPHALEQEIEFILNTAAKYLVKKPTRKDVLAVFAGLRPLAAPSKDGAKTKEISRSHKIIVSESGLITITGGKWTTFRKMAQDTIDKAIETGVLTAKECKTEHLHIHGYVPMSDENDPLRFYGADMTAINKLVAEDHSLGDLLVPNFPYNKAMVIWAIRNEYARRVEDVLGRRLRLLFLDVHAAVAAAPVVAQIMAKELNKDAAWIQAELADFTILAKGYTLN; translated from the coding sequence ATGAACAGAATGCAGTTAATATCGGACCTATCCTCCACTAAGTCATGGGATGTTATTGTTATTGGCGGCGGCGCAACGGGTCTTGGCATCGCGATGGACGCTGCTACCAGGGGGTATAAGACCTTGCTGGTAGAGCAGGCAGACTATTCGAAAGGCACCTCGAGCAAAGCGACCAAACTCGTACATGGCGGAGTGCGCTACATGGCGCAGGGAGACCTTGGCCTGGTAAGAGAAGCCTGCCACGAGAGGGGATTATTACTGAAAAATGCACCTCACCTGACAAAAAACGAAACTTTCGTTATTCCGAATTACTCCTGGTTTAATAACATTAAGTATACCCTTGGTCTGAAATTTTACGATTTACTGGCCGGTAAATTAAGCCTGGGTGCTTCTAAATATATAGGCAAAAAGAAAACCATCGAAGCGCTGCCTACTATCAGACAGGAAGGGCTGAAAGGTGGTGTAGTATACCATGATGGCCAGTTTGACGATAGCCGTCTGGCGCTGAACATAGCCCAGACCGCCATCGAAAACGGCGCCACCGTACTGAACTACATTAAAGTAACCGGCTTATTGAAAAATAACAATAAGAAAGTGAGTGGGATTATAGCGAAGGACATCGAAACCGGCGAAACTTACGAAGCAACAGGCAAGGTAGTGATCAACGCTACCGGGGTTTATGTAGATAACATTCTGCACATGGATCGTCCGGATGCGCCACACATGGTAAGACCAAGTCAGGGGGTACACATCACCCTGGATCATTCTTTCCTGCCTGGCGACAATGCCCTCATGATCCCTGAAACAGATGACGGCCGCGTATTATTTGCTGTGCCATGGCATGGTAAACTGATCGTAGGTACAACCGATACCCTGCGCGATCATCCTGAACTGGAACCACATGCACTGGAGCAGGAAATTGAGTTTATTCTCAATACTGCTGCCAAATACCTGGTGAAAAAGCCTACCCGCAAAGATGTGCTGGCAGTATTTGCCGGTCTGCGTCCACTGGCTGCACCAAGTAAAGATGGTGCTAAAACAAAAGAAATATCACGTAGTCATAAGATCATTGTATCCGAATCAGGACTGATCACCATCACTGGTGGTAAATGGACCACCTTCCGCAAGATGGCACAGGATACAATTGATAAAGCTATCGAAACTGGCGTGCTGACCGCTAAGGAATGTAAGACAGAACACCTGCATATCCATGGCTATGTACCAATGAGTGATGAGAATGATCCGCTGCGTTTTTATGGTGCAGATATGACTGCAATCAACAAACTGGTTGCTGAAGACCATTCACTGGGAGACCTGCTGGTGCCTAATTTCCCGTATAATAAAGCAATGGTCATCTGGGCCATTCGGAATGAGTATGCACGCCGTGTAGAAGATGTGCTGGGACGCCGTCTTCGCTTACTATTCCTGGATGTACATGCAGCCGTAGCTGCTGCACCAGTCGTAGCACAAATAATGGCAAAAGAATTAAATAAAGATGCCGCCTGGATACAGGCAGAACTCGCCGATTTTACAATACTGGCGAAGGGATATACGCTGAATTAA
- a CDS encoding MIP/aquaporin family protein: MTPFIAEFIGTALLILLGNGVVANVVLKDTKGNGGGWIVITTAWGLAVFVGVCVAGPYTGAHLNPAVTLTMLILGKINLAVAGVYWAAQMLGAMFGAFLVWVFYKDHFDLTEDGPTKQAAFCTAPAVRNLGRNFISEVIGTFVLLITILYFTDPKIGDTTQTIGMGSMGALPVAFLVWVIGLSLGGTTGYAINPARDLGPRIVHALLPFKKSKAGADWGYAWIPVVAPALGATLAALLFMYLK; this comes from the coding sequence ATGACACCGTTTATTGCAGAATTTATAGGTACAGCATTGCTCATTCTCCTGGGCAATGGTGTGGTTGCCAATGTCGTGTTAAAGGACACGAAAGGAAATGGAGGCGGATGGATTGTGATTACAACAGCATGGGGCCTGGCCGTATTCGTTGGTGTGTGTGTTGCAGGTCCCTATACCGGCGCGCATTTGAATCCGGCTGTGACGCTGACCATGTTAATACTGGGAAAAATCAACCTGGCAGTAGCTGGTGTATACTGGGCTGCACAAATGCTGGGTGCCATGTTTGGCGCATTCCTGGTATGGGTATTTTATAAAGACCATTTCGATCTGACCGAAGACGGACCTACCAAACAGGCTGCATTTTGTACTGCGCCTGCTGTGAGAAACCTGGGCCGCAATTTCATCAGTGAAGTGATTGGTACATTCGTACTGCTGATCACTATCCTCTACTTTACCGATCCAAAAATAGGAGATACTACACAAACTATCGGCATGGGTTCTATGGGTGCTTTGCCAGTAGCCTTCCTGGTATGGGTGATTGGCCTGTCACTGGGTGGTACTACCGGTTATGCGATCAATCCTGCAAGAGACCTGGGACCAAGGATTGTACATGCCTTGCTGCCATTTAAGAAATCTAAAGCTGGTGCAGACTGGGGTTATGCCTGGATACCGGTGGTGGCCCCTGCATTAGGTGCAACGCTGGCGGCTTTATTGTTCATGTATTTAAAATAA
- a CDS encoding helix-turn-helix transcriptional regulator, translating to MLYITDQFNHVNQFFLLLDTAIADIRFAAPIRMRTVKEFAAIMELHPNYLNTLLKRHTGENVSSHIRKRLLEVSKHLLLETNWYVQDISYCVGFSDQPNFNMFFKKNVGYTPSEFRRLKQ from the coding sequence ATGCTATACATCACAGATCAGTTCAACCATGTAAACCAGTTTTTCTTATTGCTGGATACGGCCATTGCAGATATCAGGTTTGCAGCACCTATCAGGATGAGAACAGTGAAGGAGTTTGCTGCCATTATGGAATTGCATCCCAATTATCTGAATACCCTGCTGAAGCGGCATACAGGAGAGAATGTGAGTTCACATATCAGGAAGCGGTTGCTGGAAGTGTCGAAGCATTTACTGTTGGAAACGAACTGGTACGTGCAGGATATCAGCTATTGTGTAGGGTTTTCTGACCAGCCGAATTTTAACATGTTTTTCAAGAAGAATGTGGGGTATACACCTTCTGAATTCAGGCGATTGAAACAATAA
- a CDS encoding RNA polymerase sigma factor gives MIQEQDVKLFQLIKDGNELAYAEIYNKYRRDVFVAAFRILRNIHDAEDVTQEVFINLWNKRKDIEVNTAVRGYLTRMAANSCLNKIKHDTNLTKRNQQYSAMNTEVQSPEKPENEQMEDITRLMQELPDKSRRTVEMVYMEGRPHKEVAKIEGISVNTVKTQLYSSLKIIRNKLQLK, from the coding sequence ATGATTCAAGAGCAGGACGTAAAGCTATTTCAGCTTATTAAAGACGGAAACGAACTCGCATACGCTGAGATATATAACAAATATCGCAGAGATGTGTTCGTGGCTGCCTTCCGCATCCTGCGTAATATTCATGATGCAGAAGATGTGACCCAGGAAGTCTTTATCAACCTGTGGAATAAAAGAAAAGACATTGAAGTGAACACTGCAGTCAGGGGATACCTCACCCGTATGGCTGCAAACAGTTGTTTGAACAAAATAAAGCATGACACCAATCTAACCAAACGTAACCAGCAGTACTCTGCCATGAACACAGAGGTACAGTCCCCTGAAAAGCCTGAAAATGAACAAATGGAAGACATCACCCGGCTTATGCAGGAACTCCCTGACAAAAGCCGCCGAACAGTGGAAATGGTATATATGGAAGGCCGCCCGCACAAAGAAGTGGCCAAAATTGAAGGTATTTCTGTCAATACCGTGAAAACTCAATTGTACTCCTCCCTGAAGATTATCCGCAATAAACTACAGTTAAAATAA
- a CDS encoding FecR family protein has product MDIEAIDIQTLIVADILGTITPDEKIQLEKLIIDRPELQSLYDEIREDMEKENLVAFAGGSISAAELIINAKRRVRNRYIRVIAAAACSIGLVGGLSLYLLTPQQPTALASWEDGKTILLKIGQQEINLENNAPTNVNGIALHPETGSLTFSSLNSTNHDLGVLTVPKGKNNYKVILADGSEVLLNNTSRLSFPLKFDGAKREISIDGEAYVKVAPKAGQPFIVRLPRNRQVDVLGTEFNVNTYDSGIARISLVKGRVKVAEGENNALLVPGKAATIDSQAISIREFDADEVLSWRDGIIVFPDNVTIERIAEVVSRNMKVKMIVEKSAAGKKFIGVILDKSKPIIHLLQQLTDTKEVSYNISKNGVIHIL; this is encoded by the coding sequence ATGGATATTGAAGCTATTGACATACAAACCTTGATCGTGGCAGACATTCTGGGAACGATCACACCGGATGAAAAAATTCAACTGGAAAAGTTGATAATCGACCGGCCGGAGCTTCAGTCGCTGTATGATGAGATCCGTGAAGACATGGAAAAAGAGAACCTGGTCGCCTTCGCAGGTGGCAGCATCTCAGCAGCAGAATTAATTATCAATGCCAAAAGGCGCGTGCGCAACCGGTATATCCGCGTAATTGCCGCCGCTGCCTGCTCGATTGGTCTTGTTGGTGGATTGTCTCTTTATTTATTGACACCGCAACAACCTACAGCCCTGGCATCATGGGAAGATGGTAAAACCATTTTATTGAAAATAGGCCAGCAGGAAATTAACCTGGAAAACAATGCTCCCACAAATGTGAACGGCATAGCATTGCATCCGGAAACCGGCTCGCTCACCTTTAGCTCTTTGAATAGTACTAATCACGATTTGGGCGTGTTGACCGTGCCAAAAGGCAAAAACAATTATAAAGTCATACTGGCTGACGGATCAGAAGTATTATTAAATAATACATCGCGCCTGTCTTTCCCGTTGAAATTCGACGGGGCCAAAAGAGAAATCAGTATAGACGGAGAAGCTTATGTCAAAGTCGCCCCTAAGGCAGGTCAGCCCTTTATCGTACGCCTTCCCCGCAACAGGCAGGTAGATGTATTGGGTACAGAATTTAACGTCAATACGTACGATAGCGGTATCGCCAGAATTAGCCTTGTAAAGGGTCGCGTAAAAGTAGCCGAAGGTGAAAACAATGCGCTCCTGGTTCCGGGCAAGGCCGCTACCATCGACTCTCAGGCCATCTCCATCAGGGAATTTGATGCAGATGAAGTACTGAGCTGGCGAGATGGTATTATCGTATTCCCTGACAATGTCACTATCGAACGAATAGCAGAAGTAGTAAGTAGAAATATGAAAGTGAAAATGATTGTAGAAAAGTCTGCTGCCGGCAAGAAATTTATTGGAGTAATACTGGATAAAAGCAAGCCGATTATCCACCTGTTACAACAATTGACAGACACCAAAGAAGTGTCTTATAATATTTCAAAAAATGGAGTGATACATATATTGTAA
- a CDS encoding DeoR/GlpR family DNA-binding transcription regulator has protein sequence MSQRHAYILERLQAEGNVRVADLFEALDVSAVTIRKDLKMLEDKKLLFRTHGNISRANPYTKDRNVNEKENILADQKILIGKRAAEMIEPDDAIIIASGTTVLQVAKAIPPELRVTVLTSAMNISMALLDKPNIEIVQLGGIVRKTSTSVTGTYAEGILDHFTCSKLFLGVDGIDMEQGCTTSNMMEALLNKAMIRTAQKTIIVTDSSKFGKRGFGKICPLGDIDQIITDDGISPAMMRDLENMGVEVIVV, from the coding sequence ATGTCACAACGGCACGCTTATATCCTGGAACGCCTGCAGGCAGAAGGGAATGTTCGGGTGGCCGATCTGTTTGAGGCGTTGGATGTTTCGGCGGTAACCATCCGTAAGGATCTTAAGATGTTGGAGGACAAGAAATTATTATTTCGCACACATGGAAATATCAGCAGGGCTAACCCCTATACAAAGGATAGGAATGTCAATGAAAAAGAGAACATCCTGGCGGATCAGAAGATCCTCATTGGCAAGCGGGCCGCAGAAATGATAGAGCCGGACGATGCGATCATTATCGCATCAGGCACCACTGTATTGCAGGTAGCGAAAGCGATTCCGCCGGAGTTGCGGGTCACAGTACTCACTTCCGCCATGAATATTTCCATGGCGCTGCTGGACAAACCCAATATAGAGATTGTGCAGCTGGGAGGGATCGTACGTAAAACATCTACTTCTGTTACAGGCACGTATGCCGAAGGAATCCTGGATCACTTTACCTGTAGTAAGTTGTTCCTGGGGGTAGATGGTATTGACATGGAACAGGGGTGTACCACTTCCAATATGATGGAAGCACTACTCAATAAGGCCATGATCCGCACGGCACAGAAGACCATTATAGTGACCGATTCTTCGAAGTTCGGCAAGCGTGGATTTGGGAAGATCTGCCCATTAGGGGATATAGATCAAATAATTACAGATGATGGAATTAGTCCTGCCATGATGCGGGACCTGGAAAACATGGGGGTGGAAGTAATTGTCGTATAG
- the glk gene encoding glucokinase: MIPIGISSGNSCPSTHPPHTLLAADIGGTKSNLALYNYDGSKLALTKEEKYPTKDLHGPGELIKKFLGNAPTPDRICLGVAGPVQDGKAKITNVPWEIDAAQLSAQFDKHPVFIVNDLEANAYGLATLEQIDIHALHTGQPQKGNIALISPGTGLGEAGLFLDGTHYYPFATEGGHSDFSPITDLDDDLLVYLRRKFGHVSWERVLSGPGIVNIFSFLKEERDMDVPGWLLDRMAVHDVAAEISENGDSVAICVETMRIFFRYLATEAGNLALKLKATGGIYIGGGIVPKNVKKIDYGAFMKAFREKGRMKPLLEDIPVQIILNEKTALTGAAWYAINKC; encoded by the coding sequence ATGATACCCATTGGCATATCCTCCGGCAATTCATGCCCATCCACTCACCCACCCCACACCCTGCTCGCCGCTGACATAGGCGGTACCAAATCAAACCTGGCACTTTACAATTACGACGGCAGCAAGCTCGCCCTTACAAAAGAAGAAAAATACCCCACCAAAGATCTTCATGGCCCCGGCGAACTCATTAAAAAATTCCTTGGCAATGCCCCCACCCCCGATCGTATTTGCCTTGGCGTAGCTGGTCCTGTGCAGGATGGAAAAGCAAAGATCACAAACGTACCCTGGGAAATAGATGCAGCACAGCTATCCGCACAATTTGACAAACACCCCGTCTTCATTGTCAACGACCTTGAAGCAAACGCTTACGGTCTCGCTACCCTGGAACAAATCGATATTCACGCATTACATACCGGCCAGCCACAAAAAGGGAATATTGCATTGATATCTCCCGGCACAGGTCTGGGCGAGGCCGGATTATTCCTGGATGGCACCCACTACTACCCTTTCGCCACCGAAGGCGGTCACAGTGACTTCTCTCCCATTACTGATCTGGATGACGACCTGCTGGTATACCTCCGCAGAAAATTCGGGCATGTGAGCTGGGAAAGAGTGCTCAGCGGCCCCGGCATCGTGAATATCTTTAGCTTTCTGAAAGAAGAAAGAGACATGGACGTCCCTGGCTGGCTGCTGGACAGGATGGCCGTACACGATGTAGCTGCAGAGATCAGTGAAAATGGCGATTCTGTAGCCATCTGTGTAGAAACCATGCGCATCTTTTTCCGCTACCTCGCCACGGAAGCCGGTAACCTCGCCCTGAAACTGAAAGCCACCGGTGGTATCTATATCGGCGGCGGCATCGTCCCCAAAAATGTAAAGAAAATTGATTACGGTGCTTTCATGAAAGCATTCCGTGAAAAAGGTAGAATGAAACCCCTGCTGGAAGATATTCCCGTACAAATCATCCTCAATGAAAAAACGGCGTTGACAGGCGCCGCATGGTATGCCATCAATAAGTGCTGA
- a CDS encoding WG repeat-containing protein, with product MKTAYFLPVLLLSAWCKAQGPYPYTEKGKWGLTDKNKSVLLKPQFDSIDVFRNGYARVESSKKVGLINTNGAVLVAPSYANITNAFQDFTAIARNIKGYQIIDIRTDKPIGGMFTDVLPERSSYSKGSYYFVNKDGKMGIFDALSGKLQNGKAPYNQVTGFNDPALEQFALITMGDTYGVVDVSSGREILKPEYEDIEEVYAGNTVYVAAKKGDDKVFYFDANFRSASPGNVQDKPTSVIPVEGEVLNKKAKDMYIYKLGNGKWRVVLENRETSKYKGLDSTDLNGYTQLEYLSYYPNDKSFPSKIKAVKDGKTGVIDMTGKVLVPFIYDDVHFREDMVGRYAFIETYLDDKKGVVVAATMKELKKPVLKAILDEDHDRNALLVEMPNGQKGYMDKNTGEIFIPGVKE from the coding sequence ATGAAAACCGCATATTTCTTACCGGTGCTGTTATTAAGCGCCTGGTGTAAGGCGCAGGGACCCTATCCCTATACTGAAAAAGGCAAATGGGGCCTGACTGATAAGAACAAAAGTGTGCTGCTAAAACCACAATTTGACAGCATTGACGTATTCAGAAACGGCTACGCCCGTGTAGAAAGCAGTAAAAAGGTAGGACTGATCAATACCAATGGTGCTGTGTTGGTCGCTCCTTCTTATGCTAACATTACCAACGCCTTCCAGGACTTCACCGCCATTGCCAGAAATATCAAAGGCTACCAGATCATAGATATCCGCACTGACAAGCCAATCGGCGGCATGTTTACAGACGTTTTACCGGAAAGATCCAGCTATTCCAAGGGTAGTTATTACTTCGTGAATAAAGACGGGAAAATGGGCATCTTTGACGCACTGAGCGGCAAACTACAGAACGGCAAGGCACCTTACAACCAGGTAACGGGCTTTAACGACCCCGCACTGGAACAATTTGCTCTCATCACCATGGGTGACACTTATGGCGTGGTAGATGTAAGTAGCGGCCGGGAAATCCTGAAACCTGAATATGAAGATATTGAAGAAGTATATGCGGGCAATACCGTGTATGTAGCCGCTAAAAAAGGCGATGACAAGGTTTTCTATTTCGATGCTAACTTCCGCTCCGCTTCTCCGGGCAATGTACAGGACAAACCTACTTCCGTTATACCGGTAGAAGGCGAAGTGCTGAACAAGAAGGCCAAAGACATGTACATCTATAAACTGGGTAATGGTAAATGGCGTGTAGTACTCGAAAACCGTGAAACCAGTAAATACAAAGGGCTGGATAGTACAGACCTGAATGGGTATACCCAACTGGAATACCTGTCTTATTATCCAAATGATAAGAGCTTCCCTTCCAAGATCAAAGCGGTGAAGGATGGTAAAACAGGGGTGATCGATATGACCGGTAAGGTGCTTGTACCTTTTATCTATGACGATGTACATTTCAGGGAAGATATGGTGGGTCGTTATGCATTTATCGAAACCTACCTGGACGATAAGAAAGGGGTGGTAGTAGCGGCTACTATGAAGGAACTGAAAAAGCCGGTGCTGAAAGCGATCCTGGATGAAGATCATGACAGAAATGCCCTGCTGGTAGAGATGCCGAACGGACAAAAAGGTTATATGGACAAGAATACAGGAGAGATATTTATTCCTGGTGTAAAGGAATAG
- the glpK gene encoding glycerol kinase GlpK, with amino-acid sequence MNKNEKFILALDQGTTSSRAIIFDHNGEIKAIAQKPFEQIFPQPGWVEHDANEIWASQSSVAAEAVAKADLNGTNIAAIGITNQRETAVVWDRETGTPIYNAIVWQDRRTAKYCDELKEKGHTGMIREKTGLVIDAYFSGTKVKWILDNVAGAREKAEKGELCFGTIDSWLVWKFTRGHMHITDVTNASRTLLFNIHTMQWDQELLDLLTIPASMLPEVKQSSEIYGETATTLFASKIPIAGIAGDQQAALFGQMCVEEGMAKNTYGTGCFLLMNTGNKPVYSKNNLLTTVAWKINGEVTYAMEGSVFVGGAAIQWLRDGLGIIHNSSDSETLAASVKDNGGVYFVPALTGLGAPYWDQYARGAIFGITRGTTAGHIARAALEGIAFQVYDLLKSMESDSGKQSTELRVDGGAVANNALMQFQADIFGSNVVRPKVLETTALGAAYLAGLAVGYWENIDEVKKQWSKDRIFKPELDRQNTEKLLANWKKAVERTRGWANE; translated from the coding sequence ATGAACAAGAACGAAAAATTCATCCTGGCCCTCGACCAGGGGACCACGTCATCACGCGCTATCATCTTCGATCACAATGGAGAAATAAAAGCGATCGCACAAAAACCTTTTGAACAGATATTTCCACAACCGGGATGGGTGGAACATGATGCAAACGAAATCTGGGCCTCCCAATCTTCAGTGGCGGCAGAAGCAGTCGCGAAAGCGGACCTGAACGGTACCAACATCGCCGCCATCGGTATTACCAACCAGCGTGAAACCGCCGTGGTATGGGATCGTGAGACGGGTACACCTATCTACAATGCTATCGTATGGCAGGACCGCCGCACAGCAAAATACTGTGATGAGCTGAAGGAGAAAGGCCACACCGGTATGATCCGTGAAAAAACAGGTCTGGTGATCGATGCCTACTTTTCAGGTACCAAAGTAAAATGGATCCTCGACAACGTAGCTGGTGCAAGAGAAAAAGCAGAGAAAGGTGAATTGTGTTTCGGTACGATCGACAGCTGGCTGGTATGGAAATTTACCCGTGGTCATATGCACATCACCGATGTTACTAACGCTTCGCGTACACTGCTCTTCAATATCCACACCATGCAGTGGGACCAGGAGCTGCTGGACCTTCTCACTATTCCTGCCAGCATGCTGCCTGAAGTAAAACAGAGCAGTGAAATATATGGCGAAACTGCCACTACCCTCTTCGCATCTAAAATTCCTATTGCAGGTATCGCCGGCGACCAGCAGGCTGCCCTGTTCGGACAGATGTGCGTAGAAGAAGGTATGGCAAAGAATACTTACGGTACAGGATGTTTTCTGCTGATGAACACCGGTAACAAACCTGTTTATTCCAAAAACAACCTGCTCACGACCGTTGCCTGGAAGATCAATGGCGAAGTAACATATGCGATGGAAGGTAGCGTGTTCGTAGGTGGTGCAGCCATTCAATGGTTGCGCGACGGATTAGGTATCATTCACAACTCTTCTGATAGTGAAACGCTCGCTGCTTCTGTAAAAGATAACGGTGGCGTATACTTTGTACCTGCACTGACAGGTTTAGGTGCTCCTTATTGGGATCAGTATGCACGTGGTGCCATCTTTGGCATTACCCGTGGTACAACCGCCGGCCATATTGCCCGCGCAGCACTGGAAGGTATTGCATTCCAGGTGTACGACCTGCTGAAGAGCATGGAGTCTGACTCCGGCAAGCAGAGTACCGAGCTGAGAGTAGATGGTGGTGCAGTAGCGAACAATGCACTGATGCAGTTCCAGGCAGATATCTTTGGCAGTAATGTAGTACGTCCGAAAGTGCTGGAAACAACTGCACTGGGTGCTGCATACCTGGCAGGTCTGGCTGTAGGCTATTGGGAAAATATTGACGAAGTGAAGAAGCAATGGTCTAAAGACAGAATATTCAAGCCTGAGCTGGATAGACAGAACACTGAAAAGCTGCTGGCCAACTGGAAGAAAGCGGTAGAACGGACCAGAGGCTGGGCTAACGAATAA